A stretch of the Meles meles chromosome 19, mMelMel3.1 paternal haplotype, whole genome shotgun sequence genome encodes the following:
- the ANKRD11 gene encoding ankyrin repeat domain-containing protein 11 isoform X7, producing MASRRTRIQMPPAQSMSWYCKAGSLLEGPWPEMEVPRSKKKEKQGPERKRIKKEPVTRKAGLLFGMGLSGIRAGYPLSERQQVALLMQMTAEESANSPVDTTPKHPSQSTVCQKGTPNSASKTKDKVNKRNERGETRLHRAAIRGDARRIKELIGEGADVNVKDFAGWTALHEACNRGYYDVAKQLLAAGAEVNTKGLDDDTPLHDAANNGHYKVVKLLLRYGGNPQQSNRKGETPLKVANSPTMVNLLLGKGTYTSSEESSTAESSEEEDAPSFAPSSSVDGNNTDSEFEKGLKHKAKNPEPQKTVTPVKDEYEFDEDDEQDRVPPVDDKHLLKKDYRKETKSNSFISIPKMEVKSYTKNNTIAPKKAAHRILSDTSDEEDVGVTVGTGEKLRLSAHTILPGNKTREPSNSKQQKEKNKVKKKRKKETKGKEVRFGKRSDKFCSSESDSESSESGEDDADSVGSSGCLKESPLVLKDPALFSSLSASSTSSHGSSAAQKHNPSHADPHTKHWRTDNWKTISSPAWSEVSSLSDSTRTRLTSESDCSSEGSSVESLKPVRKKQEHRKRGVLSEKKNSFHASVDGAIPKLDKEGKVVKKHKTKHKHKNKEKGLCSVSQELKLKSFTYEYEDPKQRPEKAILLDNDVSGDNKLKALKHDRDHFKKEERLGKMKSEEKEWLFKEEVVKVSKDEKSLKRIKDMSRAFREEKDRLSKAEKEKLVKEKSPKEEKLRLYKEERKKKSKDRLSKLEKKNDFKEDRLSKEKEKTFKEEKEKLKKEKVYKEDSSAFDEYCNKSQFLESEDTKFSLSDDQQDRWFSELSDSSFDFKGDDSWDSPVTDYRDVKSDPVARLILETVKEDSKDKKRENKGREKRDYGDKRSDRDVFFRKKDRDCLDKSCERRKEQVEKHKGVPSCLPDKKRRESAEGGRDRKDLLESTKERKDSRAKPEEAYREELKELGGEASFKDRPDCDFGKGLEPWERLHPAREKEKKEKVKLEKYKDKSSDKDKSEKSILEKCQKDKEFDKCFKEKKETKEKHKETHSKDKERKASLDQVREKREKTFPGLLPEDVPERKDEKKGKEKSWYIADIFTDESEDEKDAHAAGGLRLGEAGDAPRADGAPDADRPRKHSADRQHSEKQKDRELREKKKEKGVPEGSKDKKEKILEKHKDKKDKDCAEKYKDRKDRASVESTQEKKSKQKPPEKVERKLPAEDKAKSRHRERPDREHGRDRKASRSVEAEKSLLEKLEEEGLHAYREDSNDKASEVSSDSFTDRGQEPGLSALLEVSFTEPPEEKVKEKERHRHSSSSSKKSHDRERIKKDKSEKREKSDDYKDSGGRKDPSQYDKDFSDADAYGIPYGSKADAEDGLDKAIELFSSEKKEKNDSERETSKKVEKELKPYGSSAASALKERRRREKHREKWRDDRDKHRDRHGDGLLRHHKDEQKPVARDKDNPPNPLRDKCREESLKLSETKLKEKFRENPEKEKGDPAKVSNGNEKLPVSREPGKRDARPREKLLGDGDLMMTSFERMLSQKDLEVEERHKRHKERMKQMEKMRHRSGDPKLRERTKPMEDARKKSLDAAPKRPPAAEPAPRDRKPKDSAPPAENKPPPGPAADARDWLAGPHMKEVLPASPRPDQGRPTGVPTPASVVSCPSYEEAMHTPRTPSCSADDYSDLLFDCADPQPVSSTSARACSPSFFDRFSVATSGISETASQTPTRPLCTSLYRSVSVDIRRTPEEEFSAGDKLFRQQSVPAAPAYDSPGQHLEDKAPGPPGPAEKFTCLSPGYYSPDYGIPSPKADALHCPPAAVVTVTPSPEGAFSGLQAKSPPAHRDELLAPSMEGALPPDLGVPLDATEAQQATAAIIPPEPSYLEPLDEGPFSTVITEEPVEWTHPAASEQGLSCSLMGGTPENPVSWPVGPDLLLKSPQRLPESPQHFCPSEAVHPAAAGPFGATEPPYPGSPDSYPLSATEPGHEGAKGDAAETVPASVSAPEEPAAFAPTSRLEPFFTNCKPLPEAPPDMAPEPACLTTVTQVQALGPMESNFLENGHDLSALGQVEPVPWPDGFPSAEDDLDLGPFSLPELPPLQAKDVSDVETEPIEETALAPPEETAPGLPVVPNGGDGPAAAAEDQPVLPPDQGAPRLPTEPEPEPPEEPKPDATLEAAVEGGAVSEARVPEDSDSSLGPAVAPPEEQPPPGGGEEEAEGQDPPAASHGVPDAPGDGSAQALAADGAGPLDGAGLDGPLGGVQPDATEPEPKPAAEAPKAPKVEEIPQRMTRNRAQMLANQNKQSSPPSEKEPAPAPRAKGRCCEEDDPQAQHPRKRRFQRSSQQLQHQLHTSTRQTREVIQQTLAAIVDAIKLDAIEPYHSDRSNPYFEYLQIRKKIEEKRKILCYISPQAPQCYAEYVTYTGSYLLDGKPLSKLHIPVIAPPPSLAEPLKELFKQQETVRGKLRLQHSIEREKLIVSCEQEILRVHCRAARTIANQAVPFSACTMLLDSEVYNMPLESQGDENKSVRDRFNARQFISWLQDVDDKYDRMKTCLLMRQQHEAAALNAVQRMEWQLKVQELDPAGHKSLCVNEVPSFYVPMVDVNDDFVLLPA from the exons AGAAGCAGGGTCCTGAGCGGAAGAGGATCAAGAAGGAGCCTGTCACCCGGAAGGCCGGACTGCTGTTTGGCATGGGGCTGTCCGGGATCCGAGCCGGCTACCCCCTCTCCGAGCGCCAGCAGGTGGCTCTCCTCATGCAGATGACTGCCGAGGAGTCCGCCAACAGCCCAG TAGACACAACACCAAAGCACCCCTCCCAGTCGACAGTGTGTCAGAAGGGGACGCCTAACTCTGCCtcaaaaaccaaagacaaagtgAACAAGCGCAACGAGCGTGGAGAGACCCGCCTGCATCGCGCGGCCATCCGCGGGGACGCCCGGCGCATCAAGGAGCTCATCGGCGAGGGTGCGGATGTCAACGTCAAGGACTTCGCAG GCTGGACGGCGCTGCACGAGGCGTGTAACCGCGGCTACTATGACGTCGCCAAACAGCTGCTGGCCGCGGGGGCGGAGGTGAACACCAAGGGCCTGGACGACGACACGCCCCTGCACGATGCGGCCAACAACGGGCACTACAAG GTGGTGAAGCTCTTGTTACGGTATGGAGGGAACCCTCAGCAAAGCAACCGGAAAGGCGAGACGCCGCTAAAGGTGGCCAACTCCCCGACCATGGTGAATCTCCTGTTGGGCAAGGGGACCTACACGTCCAGCGAGGAGAGCTCTACCG CAGAGAGCTCGGAGGAGGAAGACGCCCCGTCGTTTGCACCTTCCAGCTCCGTTGACGGCAATAACACGGACTCTGAGTTTGAGAAGGGCCTGAAGCACAAGGCTAAGAACCCAGAGCCCCAGAAGACTGTGACCCCCGTCAAGGACGAGTACGAGTTTGACGAGGATGACGAGCAGGACAGAGTCCCTCCCGTGGAtgacaaacatttactgaaaaaggattacagaaaagaaactaaatcaaatagttttatttctatacccaaaatggaagtgaaaagttACACTAAAAATAACACAATTGCACCAAAGAAGGCGGCTCATCGCATCTTGTCAGATACATCGGACGAGGAGGATGTCGGTGTCACTGTGGGGACGGGAGAGAAGCTGAGACTCTCGGCACACACGATACTGCCTGGTAACAAGACACGGGAACCCTCCAATTCcaagcagcagaaggaaaaaaataaagtgaaaaagaagcgaaagaaagagacaaaaggcAAAGAAGTGCGATTTGGGAAGAGGAGTGACAAGTTCTGTTCGTCAGAGTCAGACAGCGAGTCCTCGGAGAGCGGCGAGGACGACGCGGACTCGGTGGGGAGCTCCGGCTGCCTCAAGGAGTCCCCGCTGGTGCTGAAGGACCCGGCCCTGTTCAGCTCTCTGTCCGCCTCCTCCACCTCGTCCCACGGGAGCTCCGCTGCCCAGAAGCATAACCCCAGCCACGCAGACCCTCACACCAAGCACTGGCGGACGGACAATTGGAAAACCATCTCCTCGCCAGCCTGGTCTGAGGTGAGCTCTTTATCAGACTCCACAAGGACGAGACTGACAAGCGAGTCTGACTGCTCCTCTGAGGGCTCCAGCGTGGAGTCGCTCAAGCCCGTGCGGAAGAAGCAGGAGCACAGGAAGAGGGGCGTCCTGTCGGAGAAGAAGAACTCTTTCCACGCCAGCGTGGATGGCGCCATCCCCAAGCTGGACAAGGAGGGGAAGGTCGTCAAGAAACACAAAAcgaaacacaaacacaaaaacaaagagaaagggcTGTGCTCGGTCAGTCAGGAACTCAAGCTGAAAAGCTTCACCTACGAGTATGAGGACCCCAAGCAGAGGCCCGAGAAGGCCATACTTCTGGACAACGACGTTTCCGGCGACAACAAGTTGAAAGCCTTGAAGCACGACAGGGACCACTTCAAGAAGGAGGAGAGACTTGGCAAAATGAAGTCTGAGGAGAAGGAATGGCTCTTTAAAGAGGAGGTGGTCAAGGTTTCCAAGGATGAAAAGTCCCTGAAGAGAATCAAAGACATGAGCAGGGCTTTCCGAGAAGAAAAGGACCGTCTGAGTAAAGCGGAAAAGGAGAAGTTAGTGAAGGAGAAGTCTCCTAAGGAGGAAAAGCTGAGGCTGtacaaggaggaaaggaagaagaagtccAAAGATAGACTCTCAAAATTAGAGAAGAAGAATGATTTCAAAGAAGACAGActttcaaaggagaaagagaaaactttcaaagaagagaaagaaaaactcaaaaaagaaaaggtttataAGGAAGACTCGTCCGCTTTCGACGAATACTGTAACAAAAGTCAGTTTCTGGAGAGCGAAGACACCAAGTTCAGCCTTTCTGATGACCAGCAGGACAGGTGGTTTTCCGAGCTGTCTGACTCGTCCTTCGATTTCAAAGGGGACGACAGCTGGGATTCTCCGGTGACGGACTACAGGGACGTGAAGAGTGACCCTGTGGCCAGGCTGATCCTGGAAACCGTGAAAGAGGACAGCAAGGACAAGAAGCGGGAAAACAAGGGCCGCGAGAAGCGAGACTATGGGGACAAGCGGAGCGACAGAGACGTTTTCTTCCGGAAGAAGGACAGGGACTGTCTGGACAAGAGCTGCGAGAGGCGGAAGGAGCAGGTGGAGAAGCACAAAGGCGTCCCCAGCTGCCTCCCTGACAAGAAGAGGAGGGAGTCTGCAGAGGGCGGACGGGACAGGAAGGACCTCCTCGAGAGCACCAAGGAGCGGAAGGACAGCCGGGCCAAGCCCGAGGAGGCGTACCGGGAGGAGCTGAAGGAGCTGGGCGGTGAGGCCAGCTTCAAGGACAGGCCCGACTGCGACTTCGGGAAGGGCCTGGAGCCCTGGGAGAGACTGCACCCCgccagagaaaaggagaaaaaggagaaagtgaagttagagaaatacaaagacaAGTCCAGTGACAAAGATAAAAGCGAAAAATCTATCCTGGAGAAATGTCAGAAGGACAAGGAATTTGATAaatgttttaaagagaaaaaagagactaAGGAGAAGCATAAAGAGACACACAGCAAAGACAAGGAGAGGAAAGCGTCTCTGGaccaagtgagagagaaaagggagaagacttTCCCTGGGCTTCTCCCCGAGGACGTCCCCGAGAGGAAGGacgagaagaaggggaaggagaagagctGGTACATCGCAGACATCTTCACCGACGAGAGCGAGGACGAGAAGGACGCACACGCGGCCGGCGGGCTCCGACTCGGGGAGGCCGGGGATGCGCCGCGGGCTGACGGCGCCCCGGACGCTGACCGGCCCCGGAAGCACTCCGCCGACCGGCAGCACTCGGAGAAACAGAAGGACCGGGAGCTccgagagaagaaaaaggagaagggggTCCCAGAAGGCAGCAAAGACAAGAAGGAGAAAATTCTCGAGAAGCACAAAGACAAGAAGGACAAGGACTGTGCCGAAAAGTACAAGGACAGGAAAGACCGGGCGTCCGTCGAGTCCactcaggaaaagaaaagcaaacagaagccCCCAGAGAAGGTGGAGAGGAAGCTGCCTGCTGAGGACAAGGCCAAGAGCCGGCACCGGGAGAGGCCGGACAGGGAGCACGGCCGGGACAGGAAAGCGTCAAGGAGCGTGGAGGCCGAGAAGAGCCTGCtggagaagctggaggaggagggcctgCACGCCTACAGGGAGGACTCCAACGACAAGGCCAGCGAGGTGTCCTCGGACAGCTTCACGGACCGCGGGCAGGAGCCAGGCCTCAGCGCCCTCCTGGAGGTGTCCTTCACAGAGCCCCCAGAGGAAAAGGtcaaggagaaagagaggcaCAGACACTCTTCGTCCTCGTCCAAGAAAAGCCACGATCGAGAGAGAATCAAGAAAGACAAGTccgagaagagagaaaagagtgatGATTACAAGGACTCTGGCGGCAGGAAGGACCCCAGCCAGTACGACAAGGACTTCTCTGACGCCGACGCTTACGGGATTCCTTACGGCTCGAAAGCCGACGCGGAGGACGGGTTAGATAAAGCCATCGAGCTCTTCTCctctgagaagaaagagaagaacgATTCTGAAAGAGAAACCTCCAAAAAGGTAGAGAAAGAGCTGAAGCCCTACGGGTCCAGCGCCGCCAGCGCCCTCAAGGAgcggaggaggagggagaagcaccGGGAGAAGTGGAGGGACGACAGGGACAAGCACCGGGACAGGCACGGGGACGGGCTCCTGCGGCACCACAAGGACGAGCAGAAGCCTGTGGCCAGAGACAAGGACAACCCCCCAAACCCACTCAGAGACAAGTGCCGGGAGGAGAGCCTGAAGCTCAGTGAGACCAAACTGAAGGAGAAGTTCCGGGAAAACCCCGAGAAGGAGAAGGGTGACCCAGCGAAGGTCAGCAACGGAAACGAGAAGCTGCCAGTGTCCAGAGAGCCGGGCAAGAGAGACGCCCGGCCCAGAGAGAAGCTTCTGGGGGACGGTGACCTGATGATGACCAGCTTCGAGCGCATGCTGTCCCAGAAGGACCTGGAGGTCGAGGAGCGCCACAAGCGGCACAAGGAGCGGATGAAGCAGATGGAGAAGATGCGGCACCGGTCCGGGGACCCGAAGCTCAGGGAGAGGACGAAGCCCATGGAGGACGCGCGCAAGAAGAGTCTGGACGCCGCTCCCAAGAGGCCGCCGGCAGCGGAGCCCGCTCCCAGGGATAGGAAGCCCAAGGACTCGGCCCCACCCGCTGAGAACAAGCCCCCCCCGGGACCGGCCGCGGACGCGAGGGACTGGCTGGCGGGGCCACACATGAAAGAGGTCCTGCCCGCTTCGCCCCGGCCTGACCAGGGCCGGCCCACCGGGGTGCCCACACCCGCATCCGTGGTGTCGTGCCCCAGCTATGAGGAGGCCATGCACACGCCCAGGACGCCGTCCTGCAGCGCCGACGACTACTCTGACCTCCTCTTCGACTGCGCAGACCCCCAGCCCGTGTCCAGCACGTCCGCCCGCGCCTGCTCCCCATCCTTCTTCGACAGGTTCTCCGTGGCCACGAGCGGGATTTCGGAGACCGCAAGCCAGACGCCTACGAGGCCGTTGTGCACAAGCCTTTACCGTTCGGTGTCCGTCGACATCAGGAGGACCCCCGAGGAAGAGTTCAGCGCCGGGGACAAGCTGTTCCGGCAGCAGAGCGTCCCCGCCGCGCCCGCTTACGACTCCCCAGGGCAGCACCTGGAGGACAAGGCTCCTGGGCCCCCGGGTCCTGCCGAGAAGTTCACCTGCTTGTCTCCGGGGTACTATTCCCCGGACTACGgcatcccctcccccaaagcGGACGCCCTGCACTGCCCGCCTGCGGCCGTGGTCACCGTCACGCCCTCCCCAGAGGGTGCCTTCTCTGGTTTACAAGCAAAGTCCCCCCCTGCACACCGAGATGAGCTGTTGGCCCCATCCATGGAGGGAGCCCTTCCCCCTGACTTGGGCGTTCCTCTGGACGCCACTGAGGCCCAGCAGGCCACGGCCGCCATCATCCCCCCGGAGCCCAGCTACCTGGAGCCGCTGGACGAGGGGCCCTTCAGCACGGTCATCACCGAGGAGCCCGTCGAGTGGACGCACCCAGCGGCCTCGGAGCAGGGCCTCTCCTGCAGCCTGATGGGGGGCACCCCTGAGAACCCGGTCAGCTGGCCTGTGGGGCCGGACCTCCTGCTTAAGTCCCCCCAGCGACTCCCTGAGTCCCCACAGCATTTCTGCCCCAGTGAGGCCGTCCACCCTGCTGCTGCGGGGCCCTTTGGCGCCACAGAACCCCCTTACCCGGGCTCCCCTGACTCGTACCCTCTGTCGGCCACCGAGCCTGGACACGAGGGCGCCAAGGGTGACGCAGCAGAGACGGTCCCGGCCTCCGTCTCTGCCCCAGAGGAGCCAGCGGCCTTTGCCCCCACCTCCAGGCTGGAGCCCTTCTTCACCAACTGCAAACCGCTGCCGGAAGCGCCCCCGGACATGGCCCCAGAGCCGGCATGTTTGACCACCGTGACTCAGGTGCAGGCTCTGGGGCCCATGGAAAGTAACTTCCTGGAAAATGGGCACGATCTGTCGGCCCTTGGCCAGGTGGAGCCGGTGCCTTGGCCTGACGGCTTCCCCAGCGCTGAGGATGACCTGGATCTGGGGCCCTTCTCGCTGCCAGAGCTTCCCCCTCTTCAAGCGAAAGACGTTTCTGATGTTGAAACAGAACCTATAGAGGAGACTGCCCTCGCTCCTCCGGAAGAGACCGCCCCGGGGCTCCCTGTCGTCCCAAACGGTGGGGATGGCCCTGCGGCAGCTGCCGAGGACCAGCCTGTGCTGCCTCCTGACCAGGGGGCCCCGCGGCTCCCCACCGAGCCGGAGCCTGAGCCTCCCGAGGAGCCCAAGCCAGATGCCACATTGGAAGCTGCGGTGGAAGGGGGGGCCGTGTCGGAGGCGAGGGTCCCCGAGGACTCGGACTCCAGCCTGGGGCCCGCGGTGGCGCCCCCCGAGGAGCAGCCGCCGCCGGGGGGCggagaggaggaggctgagggccAAGATCCGCCGGCCGCGTCCCACGGCGTGCCTGACGCCCCCGGGGACGGCTCGGCCCAGGCGCTCGCGGCGGACGGGGCTGGCCCCCTCGATGGTGCCGGTCTCGACGGACCTCTGGGCGGCGTCCAGCCTGACGCCACGGAGCCGGAACCCAAACCCGCGGCCGAAGCCCCGAAGGCCCCCAAAGTGGAGGAGATCCCGCAGCGCATGACCCGGAACCGGGCGCAGATGCTGGCCAACCAGAACAAGCAGAGCTCGCCGCCCTCGGAGAAGGagcccgcgcccgcgccccgcGCCAAGGGCCGCTGCTGCGAGGAGGACGACCCGCAGGCCCAGCACCCCCGCAAGCGCCGCTTCCAGCGCTCCAGCCAGCAGCTGCAGCACCAGCTGCACACGTCCACGCGGCAGACGCGGGAGGTGATCCAGCAGACGCTGGCCGCCATCGTGGACGCCATCAAGCTGGACGCCATCGAGCCCTACCACAGCGACCGGTCCAACCCGTACTTCGAGTACCTGCAGATCAGGAAGAAGATCGAGGAGAAGCGCAAGATCCTGTGCTACATCAGCCCGCAGGCCCCGCAGTGCTACGCCGAGTACGTCACCTACACGGGCTCCTACCTGCTGGACGGCAAGCCGCTGAGCAAGCTGCACATCCCCGTG ATTGCGCCCCCTCCTTCCCTGGCGGAGCCCCTGAAGGAGCTGTTCAAGCAGCAGGAGACCGTGCGGGGAAAGCTGCGTCTGCAGCACAGCATCGAGCGG GAAAAGCTCATTGTCTCCTGCGAGCAGGAGATCCTGCGGGTTCACTGCCGGGCGGCGAGGACCATCGCGAACCAGGCGGTGCCGTTCAGCGCCTGCACCATGCTGCTGGACTCGGAGGTCTACAACATGCCGCTGGAGAGCCAG GGCGACGAGAACAAGTCCGTGCGCGACCGCTTCAACGCCCGCCAGTTCATCTCCTGGCTGCAGGACGTGGACGACAAGTACGACCGCATGAAG ACGTGTCTCCTGATGCGGCAACAGCACGAGGCCGCGGCCCTCAACGCCGTGCAGAGGATGGAGTGGCAGCTGAAGGTCCAGGAGCTGGACCCCGCCGGGCACAAGTCCCTGTGCGTGAACGAGGTGCCCTCCTTCTACGTGCCCATGGTCGACGTCAACGATGACTTCGTGCTTCTGCCGGCCTGA